Proteins encoded together in one Peribacillus asahii window:
- a CDS encoding peptidylprolyl isomerase has protein sequence MKKWVLTAAVTAGLMGLTACSGGDSETVVETKAGDITKEEFYTAMKDKYGEQVIQQLVYEKVLSDKYEVTDKEINAKLDELKEQMGDNFQMALASSGYSSEEDLKRDLKIGLLQEKAATADIKVTEKELKEAYKNVKPEVKARHILVEDEKTAKKVKAKLDKGEDFAKLAKEYSKDTGSAANGGDLGWFGAGKMVPEFEEATYALKKNEISEPVKSEHGYHIIQLLDKKKKESYEKMKDKLEYDLKVSKIDQAKAQSILDKAVKDAKVEIKDKDLSSAIPTGEEK, from the coding sequence ATGAAGAAATGGGTATTAACTGCTGCTGTTACAGCTGGATTAATGGGGCTAACAGCTTGTAGCGGTGGAGATTCGGAAACAGTCGTTGAAACAAAAGCAGGCGATATTACAAAAGAAGAATTTTACACAGCTATGAAGGATAAGTACGGCGAACAAGTTATTCAACAACTAGTTTATGAAAAAGTATTGTCTGATAAGTATGAAGTAACGGATAAAGAAATTAACGCAAAATTGGACGAGCTCAAAGAACAAATGGGTGATAATTTCCAAATGGCATTAGCATCTTCTGGATATAGCTCAGAAGAAGATTTAAAACGCGACTTAAAAATAGGGCTCCTTCAAGAAAAAGCGGCAACTGCAGATATTAAGGTAACCGAAAAAGAACTAAAAGAAGCTTACAAAAATGTTAAGCCAGAAGTAAAAGCGAGACATATTCTTGTTGAAGACGAAAAAACAGCTAAAAAAGTCAAAGCTAAACTTGATAAAGGGGAAGACTTTGCAAAATTAGCAAAAGAGTACTCTAAAGATACTGGCTCTGCTGCAAATGGAGGCGACCTTGGCTGGTTTGGAGCAGGGAAAATGGTACCTGAATTCGAAGAAGCAACATATGCTTTAAAGAAAAATGAAATCAGTGAACCTGTTAAATCTGAACATGGCTACCACATCATTCAATTGTTGGATAAAAAGAAAAAAGAATCATACGAGAAAATGAAAGACAAACTGGAATACGATTTAAAAGTATCCAAAATCGATCAAGCGAAAGCACAAAGCATTTTAGATAAAGCGGTTAAAGATGCTAAGGTAGAGATCAAAGATAAAGACTTGTCATCTGCCATTCCTACAGGTGAAGAGAAATAA
- a CDS encoding YjcZ family sporulation protein, with amino-acid sequence MGHTCGGGFALLVVLFILLIIVGAAFFC; translated from the coding sequence ATGGGTCATACATGCGGTGGCGGTTTCGCTTTGTTAGTAGTCCTTTTCATCTTGTTAATTATTGTAGGGGCAGCATTCTTCTGTTGA
- a CDS encoding YjcZ family sporulation protein has product MSGGGFGFGGGFALIVVLFILLIIIGASWF; this is encoded by the coding sequence ATGTCTGGTGGTGGTTTTGGATTCGGCGGCGGTTTTGCTTTAATTGTCGTTCTGTTCATTTTGTTAATTATTATCGGGGCTTCATGGTTCTAA